The stretch of DNA CTCGAATCGCCGGTACGAAATAATCCCAAAACGATGCCAACGTACCGTCTACATCTGTAATAACTAATTTGGCTCGCTGACTGGGATTTCTTCCCAAAATCGCGAGCAGATCCTTTTCTTTCAATTCATACATGGTTTACCTACACTTTCACTTCTAGAAACGGAAGTCGAGCAGATGTCTGCATAGACTTTCCGGATAAGCGATAAAACGCTGTGCTCACGCCAGCTTCGACACATCGCATGTTCGAACCATAGTGTTACAGTGAAAACTAATACTCTTATACTGGCTGCTGAGGGCAGCATTGTCGCTGCATTATGCTGGTTTGCATATGATCGGGTCCTCCAATTTCACCAAACTATTTTTGCCCGTCGGTGACTAAGAACAGGTTAAGGGTGCGGCTTTCTTATGGCAACCCTTTTGTGACTAATGTTACATGTTCGCAAGAACCGGCGAACTGACCAGATAAAGAGCGCATGGCAAGCCAGTTCTAAGATAGAGCGATTAAAGGCACCACAAAAAGCAGGCAAAAGATTTACATCCGCAACATAAGACCATGACAAAAACGCCCTATTTATCGGCATTTTCACACACCGATGCAACGCAATCGATACATGGATTTAACAAGCCAGTTACATTTTATACAGGAGCACCGTATGCAGTGTGGATATACCACCCGCTTATTGCGGTGACGAACTCAATGCATTCAAGTTGCGCTGCGCCTCTGCGTAGTCCGGCTTCAACTGCAATGCTTGCCTGTATTCCGACTCCGCTTGTTCCTTTTTGCCCAACTTGGCGAGTGCCACACCGAGATTGTTGTGGGCCATGTAATTGGATGGATCCACCTTAATGGCAAACTGGTAGTGCTTTACGGCGGGTTGAAGCTGATTATTATGTTGATACAGAAGAGCAAGATTGTAGTGCGTATCAGCAAACATAGGATCAATCTTCAACGCCTTTTTGTACTCGTCGAATGCTTTTGCCAGTTGACCCTGCTTGAAATACGTAATACCAAGACTTGTATGAGCTTGCGCATAGCCCAGATTGCGCTGCGCCTGGGGATAGTCCGGATTGAGTTTCAACGCGGCCTGAAATTCTTCGACAGACTCGGGATATTTTCCCTGGGCACTGTATGCAACACCAAGGTTGTTGTGCGCTTCAATGTAATTAGGATTGAGTGCTATAGCCTTCTTGTACTCCTCGACGGCGTCATCCATTTTGTCTGTCTTTTGATACAGACAGGCAATGCCGTAGTGGAACGTGGCATTATTTGCATCTAGCTTGATTGCATTGACAAACCGCTCATTTGCCTGCTCTAGCTTGTTTTCGTTGGCATAAGTGAGGGCGAGGTTGTAATGAAATTCAGGATTTTGAGGATCGATAGTAACGGCTTCTTCCAGTAACTTTTCGGCGTCGGAATACTTGCGCTTGTCAAACATGAGCACGCCAAGATTGTAACGAGCATCCGCCAATTGAGGATCAGCAGCTATAGCCTTTCGATATTCCAGTTCAGCCTGGTCTAACTTATTTCGATTGTGCCAGATCTTTCCGATCAAGTTATGCGCCCGAGCATTCTTGTCGTCAATCTCGACCACCTTCTGCAGAGTGCCCCAGGCCTCGTCATAGCGCTTATTGAGATATGCCTTCTCAGCCCTTGTGTACATCTTGTCGGCTTGTGTTTCGGCAAAAACGGGCGCGGTCACAAGCCATAGCAGCATCAGAAATTTTACTGAA from Candidatus Melainabacteria bacterium encodes:
- a CDS encoding tetratricopeptide repeat protein, which codes for MRLNSVKFLMLLWLVTAPVFAETQADKMYTRAEKAYLNKRYDEAWGTLQKVVEIDDKNARAHNLIGKIWHNRNKLDQAELEYRKAIAADPQLADARYNLGVLMFDKRKYSDAEKLLEEAVTIDPQNPEFHYNLALTYANENKLEQANERFVNAIKLDANNATFHYGIACLYQKTDKMDDAVEEYKKAIALNPNYIEAHNNLGVAYSAQGKYPESVEEFQAALKLNPDYPQAQRNLGYAQAHTSLGITYFKQGQLAKAFDEYKKALKIDPMFADTHYNLALLYQHNNQLQPAVKHYQFAIKVDPSNYMAHNNLGVALAKLGKKEQAESEYRQALQLKPDYAEAQRNLNALSSSPQ